The following are encoded together in the Halopseudomonas salegens genome:
- the thiI gene encoding tRNA uracil 4-sulfurtransferase ThiI — MKLLIKFFAEITIKTTPVRKRFVKQLKVNLRSLLAEIDPALRVHGAWDSLEIEGVQTENLAAALDCLQRTPGISQIQEVHEYPLTDLPTLADLCVQHLGAQLAGKVFAVRCKRVGRHPFSSPEVASYLGSQLFERCGAAGISLSAPEVRAEVEIRHERVFLIQARHAGMGGFPLGTMEPVLSLMSGGFDSTVASYQLLQRGLLPHFIFFNMGGRAHEIGVRQIAHHLWRQYAGSHRLRFISVPFEEVVGELIRNVDDSQMGVVLKRMMLRAADRVAHQLGFQALVTGEAIAQVASQTLPNLAVIDRAVDRLVLRPLITTSKQTIIAQARQIGVEAMCSSIPEYCGVISVSPAIYTTHGRVAEAEAQFDFSVLERAVDKARYTDCHLLDQPLEGIDELELVSSAQPGQVVIDIRAPDERENSPLQLEGVEVRAIPFYELKASFAELDPARVYLLYCDKGLMSQMHAQHLLDAGFGHVRVLRPSN; from the coding sequence ATGAAGCTGTTAATCAAGTTCTTTGCCGAAATCACTATCAAGACCACGCCAGTGCGCAAGCGCTTTGTCAAACAGCTCAAAGTGAACTTGCGCAGCTTGCTGGCAGAGATTGATCCGGCGTTGCGTGTTCACGGTGCCTGGGACAGTCTGGAAATCGAAGGGGTGCAGACGGAGAACCTGGCTGCCGCCCTGGACTGTCTGCAGCGTACGCCGGGTATTTCACAAATCCAGGAAGTGCACGAATACCCACTCACCGATTTGCCCACGCTGGCCGATCTGTGCGTGCAGCATCTTGGTGCGCAGCTGGCCGGCAAGGTATTTGCCGTGCGCTGCAAGCGGGTGGGCAGGCACCCCTTCAGCTCGCCGGAAGTGGCCAGCTATCTGGGAAGCCAGTTGTTCGAGCGCTGTGGGGCCGCAGGTATTTCGCTGTCCGCACCGGAGGTCCGTGCAGAAGTGGAAATTCGTCATGAGCGGGTTTTCCTGATTCAGGCGCGGCATGCAGGTATGGGCGGCTTTCCGCTGGGTACCATGGAGCCAGTGCTGAGCCTGATGTCAGGTGGTTTTGATTCCACCGTGGCGAGTTATCAGTTGCTGCAACGGGGGCTTCTGCCGCACTTCATTTTTTTCAATATGGGTGGGCGTGCGCATGAGATCGGTGTACGCCAGATTGCCCATCACCTCTGGCGCCAGTATGCCGGTAGCCATCGCTTGCGCTTTATCAGCGTGCCCTTTGAGGAAGTGGTGGGTGAGCTGATTCGCAATGTGGATGACAGTCAGATGGGTGTGGTGCTCAAGCGCATGATGTTGCGCGCTGCTGACCGGGTCGCACATCAATTGGGGTTTCAGGCCCTGGTAACCGGTGAGGCAATTGCCCAGGTGGCCAGTCAGACACTGCCTAACCTGGCCGTGATTGATCGCGCGGTGGACCGCCTGGTGCTGCGCCCGTTGATCACCACCAGCAAGCAGACGATTATCGCCCAGGCGCGACAGATCGGTGTGGAAGCCATGTGCAGCAGTATTCCGGAATACTGCGGGGTTATCTCGGTCAGTCCGGCGATCTATACCACCCATGGTCGGGTCGCCGAGGCCGAGGCGCAGTTCGATTTTTCCGTGCTTGAGCGTGCCGTAGATAAAGCGCGTTACACCGACTGCCATTTGCTGGATCAGCCGCTGGAGGGCATTGATGAGCTGGAGCTGGTCAGCTCCGCGCAGCCCGGTCAGGTTGTGATCGATATCCGCGCACCGGATGAACGCGAGAACAGTCCTTTGCAACTGGAAGGTGTCGAGGTCAGGGCAATTCCATTCTATGAATTGAAAGCCTCCTTCGCCGAACTCGATCCAGCGCGGGTCTATTTACTGTATTGCGACAAGGGGCTGATGAGTCAGATGCATGCCCAGCATCTGCTGGATGCGGGTTTCGGGCATGTGCGGGTGCTGCGGCCGAGCAATTGA
- the glnA gene encoding glutamate--ammonia ligase, whose protein sequence is MSKTIQLIKEFDVKWVDLRFTDSKGKQQHVTIPARDVNDEFFEDGKMFDGSSIAGWKGIEASDMILMPDDETAVMDPFTEDPTLIIICDIIEPSTMQGYERDPRGIAKRAEEYMKSTGVGDTVFVGPEPEFFVFDEVKYKSDISGAMFKIISEQGSWNTDADYETGNKGHRPGVKGGYFPVPPVDHDHEVRTAMCNAMEEMGLTIEVHHHEVATAGQNEIGVLFNTLVKKADEVQTLKYCVHNVADAFGKTATFMPKPLYGDNGSGMHVHMSISKDGKNTFAGEGYSGLSDTALFFIGGIIKHGKALNAFTNPSTNSYKRLVPGFEAPVMLAYSARNRSASIRIPYVSSPKARRIEARFPDPAANPYLAFAALLMAGLDGIQNKIHPGDAADKNLYDLPPEEASQIPQVCGSLKEALESLDADREFLTKGDVFTEEFIDAYIELKAAEEIKVRTFVHPLEYELYYSV, encoded by the coding sequence ATGTCGAAAACGATTCAACTGATCAAAGAATTTGACGTGAAGTGGGTTGACCTGCGCTTCACCGACAGCAAAGGCAAGCAGCAACATGTGACCATTCCTGCTCGCGACGTGAATGACGAATTCTTTGAAGACGGCAAAATGTTCGATGGTTCTTCTATCGCCGGCTGGAAAGGTATTGAAGCATCCGACATGATCCTGATGCCCGATGACGAAACAGCGGTTATGGACCCCTTCACCGAAGACCCGACGCTGATCATCATCTGCGACATCATCGAGCCCTCTACCATGCAGGGTTACGAGCGCGATCCGCGCGGCATCGCCAAGCGCGCTGAAGAGTACATGAAGTCCACCGGCGTCGGTGACACTGTATTCGTTGGTCCTGAACCCGAGTTTTTCGTTTTTGACGAAGTCAAATACAAGTCCGACATTTCCGGCGCCATGTTCAAGATCATCTCCGAACAGGGCTCCTGGAACACCGATGCCGATTATGAAACCGGCAACAAGGGCCACCGCCCTGGCGTCAAGGGTGGTTACTTCCCGGTACCGCCGGTCGATCACGACCACGAAGTCCGTACCGCCATGTGTAATGCCATGGAAGAAATGGGCCTGACCATTGAAGTGCATCACCACGAAGTGGCCACTGCCGGTCAGAACGAAATCGGCGTGCTGTTCAACACTCTGGTGAAGAAAGCCGACGAAGTACAAACCCTCAAGTACTGCGTGCACAATGTTGCTGATGCCTTCGGCAAAACCGCGACCTTCATGCCCAAGCCGCTGTACGGCGATAACGGCTCCGGCATGCACGTACACATGTCTATCAGCAAGGATGGCAAGAATACCTTTGCTGGCGAAGGTTACTCCGGCCTGTCCGATACCGCCCTGTTCTTTATTGGCGGCATCATCAAGCACGGCAAGGCACTGAACGCTTTCACCAACCCGTCGACCAACTCCTACAAGCGTCTGGTTCCCGGTTTTGAAGCCCCGGTCATGCTGGCCTACTCGGCACGCAACCGCTCTGCTTCAATCCGTATTCCTTACGTTTCCAGCCCGAAAGCACGCCGCATTGAAGCCCGCTTCCCGGATCCGGCAGCCAACCCCTACTTGGCCTTCGCCGCTCTGTTGATGGCTGGCCTCGACGGCATCCAGAACAAGATTCATCCTGGCGATGCAGCGGACAAGAACCTGTATGACCTGCCGCCGGAAGAGGCCAGCCAGATTCCGCAAGTCTGTGGCAGCCTGAAAGAAGCACTGGAGTCTCTGGACGCCGACCGCGAGTTCCTGACCAAGGGCGATGTGTTCACTGAAGAATTCATCGACGCTTACATCGAACTCAAAGCAGCTGAAGAGATCAAGGTACGCACCTTCGTTCACCCGCTGGAATACGAACTGTACTACAGCGTCTGA
- a CDS encoding DUF4124 domain-containing protein — protein MKRMLSTGLLTSLLAFGAQAQIYSWTDADGNRMFSDKPHPGAESIQIGPTNTIEPPEKPSAAEPDSAQTDPGNSQSAPYQQISIRSPGNDEAVRSNEGELTLQVRFDPPLSNNHLLRADIDGELSSQGVPGNGDPDISLNLPGMDRGTHQISAVVVDARGQELQRSSPITVHLQRTSLLQPGRQGSGQSSQPPSAQPAPNVPGGNN, from the coding sequence ATGAAACGCATGCTCAGCACAGGATTGCTGACCAGCCTGTTGGCGTTCGGCGCACAGGCACAGATCTACAGCTGGACCGATGCCGACGGCAACCGGATGTTTTCGGACAAACCGCACCCCGGTGCGGAGAGCATCCAGATAGGCCCGACCAACACCATCGAACCACCGGAGAAGCCATCTGCCGCTGAGCCCGATTCAGCGCAAACGGACCCTGGCAACAGTCAGTCAGCGCCATATCAACAAATCAGCATCCGCAGTCCGGGCAATGATGAGGCCGTGCGCAGCAATGAAGGTGAATTGACCCTTCAGGTGAGGTTTGACCCGCCGCTCAGCAACAATCACCTGCTTCGCGCCGATATCGACGGTGAACTGAGCAGTCAGGGTGTGCCCGGCAATGGCGACCCCGACATCAGCCTCAATCTGCCCGGCATGGATCGTGGTACGCACCAAATCAGCGCGGTGGTGGTTGATGCCCGTGGCCAGGAACTGCAACGCAGCAGCCCCATTACAGTGCATTTGCAGCGCACCTCATTGCTGCAACCCGGCCGACAGGGATCAGGGCAGTCGTCCCAGCCACCCAGCGCGCAGCCTGCGCCCAACGTCCCTGGCGGCAACAACTGA
- the glnL gene encoding nitrogen regulation protein NR(II), which yields MLSDAFHRQLLDNLTTAVLLLDQELRVEYLNPAAEMLLAVSGQRVQQQPLESLFNDSKQTVASLYRAIETAHPFTKREAQLNLNNGQQLMVDYSVTPLTGKQASWVLMEIYPRDRLQRITKEEAQLSKQEVTKLLVRGLAHEIKNPLGGIRGAAQLLARELPDIELRDYTDVIIEESDRLRNLVDSMLGPYRPPNLRAINIHEITERVCSLIEAETHGRLRMLRDYDPSIPELIADREQLIQAVLNIVRNAMQAIAGQGDLSAGLITLRTRTLRQFTIGQVRHRLVCKLQIIDNGPGISRDIVESIFYPMVSGRAEGTGLGLSITQNIVTQHQGLIECDSQPGRTVFTLFLPLEPTSGEAPS from the coding sequence ATGCTCTCAGACGCTTTTCACCGCCAATTGCTCGACAATCTGACCACGGCTGTATTGCTGCTGGATCAGGAGTTGCGCGTCGAGTATCTCAACCCAGCCGCCGAGATGCTGCTGGCGGTCAGTGGCCAGCGGGTACAGCAGCAACCACTGGAAAGCCTGTTCAATGACAGCAAACAAACCGTGGCTTCCTTGTACCGGGCGATTGAAACAGCACACCCTTTTACCAAGCGCGAAGCCCAGCTCAACCTCAACAACGGCCAACAGCTCATGGTCGACTATTCGGTAACGCCGCTGACCGGTAAACAGGCCAGCTGGGTTCTGATGGAAATCTATCCCCGCGACCGCCTGCAGCGCATCACCAAGGAAGAGGCCCAACTGTCAAAACAGGAAGTCACCAAGCTACTGGTGCGCGGATTGGCGCATGAAATCAAGAATCCGCTGGGCGGCATACGCGGCGCCGCACAATTGCTGGCGCGCGAACTGCCGGATATCGAACTGCGTGACTATACCGATGTCATCATTGAAGAGTCTGACCGCCTGCGCAATCTTGTCGACAGCATGCTCGGCCCCTATCGACCGCCCAACCTGCGCGCTATCAATATTCATGAAATTACCGAACGCGTATGTAGTCTGATCGAGGCGGAGACACATGGCCGTTTACGCATGCTGCGTGATTATGATCCAAGCATTCCAGAGCTGATTGCTGATCGCGAGCAGCTGATTCAGGCAGTACTGAATATTGTTCGCAATGCCATGCAGGCCATTGCCGGTCAGGGCGACCTCTCGGCCGGCCTGATCACCCTGCGTACTCGCACCCTGCGTCAGTTCACCATTGGTCAGGTTCGTCACCGGCTGGTGTGCAAGTTGCAGATCATTGATAACGGACCTGGTATCAGTCGCGACATTGTCGAAAGTATTTTTTATCCCATGGTCAGTGGGCGTGCCGAAGGTACCGGCCTGGGTCTGTCCATTACGCAAAATATCGTTACCCAGCATCAGGGGCTGATCGAATGCGACAGCCAACCTGGGCGCACCGTATTCACCCTGTTCCTGCCGCTGGAACCCACTTCTGGAGAAGCCCCGTCATGA
- the ntrC gene encoding nitrogen regulation protein NR(I): MSRADNIWIVDDDRSIRWVLEKALQQEGMEPVSFDNADTALSRLQRQCPDVLVSDIRMPGSSGLDLLAAAREQHPNLPVIIMTAHSDLDSAVASYQGGAFEYLPKPFDVDEAVALVRRALAHTREQEALAPEQELGRTPEIIGEAPAMQEVFRAIGRLSHSNITVLINGESGTGKELVAQALHRHSPRARNPFIALNMAAIPKDLMESELFGHEKGAFTGAASQRRGRFEQADGGTLFLDEIGDMPAETQTRLLRVLADGEFYRVGGHTPIKVDVRIIAATHQNLEGLVQSGKFREDLFHRLNVIRIHIPKLAERREDIPALAQHFLTKAALELSVEPKVLKPQTQDYMRSLAWPGNVRQLENTCRWITVMASSREVLVDDLPPELLNQHQESAPDGHWEHSLRTWADQELARGTTDLLDIAVPAFERIMIETALKHTAGRRRDAAQLLGWGRNTLTRKIKELGMNMDGNDDDDTE; the protein is encoded by the coding sequence ATGAGCCGTGCCGATAATATCTGGATTGTTGATGATGACCGTTCGATTCGCTGGGTCCTGGAAAAGGCCCTGCAACAGGAAGGCATGGAGCCGGTCAGCTTTGATAATGCCGATACCGCGCTGAGCCGGCTGCAACGCCAGTGCCCTGATGTTCTGGTCAGTGACATACGCATGCCCGGTAGCAGCGGCCTTGATTTGCTGGCTGCAGCGCGCGAGCAGCACCCCAACCTGCCAGTCATCATCATGACGGCGCATTCTGATCTGGACAGCGCCGTTGCCTCCTACCAGGGCGGAGCCTTCGAATACCTGCCCAAGCCATTTGACGTGGATGAAGCCGTTGCCCTGGTGCGTCGCGCCTTGGCGCATACCCGCGAGCAGGAAGCCCTGGCCCCCGAACAGGAATTGGGCCGCACGCCGGAAATCATTGGCGAAGCCCCCGCCATGCAGGAAGTCTTTCGTGCCATCGGCCGTCTGTCCCACTCCAACATCACCGTACTGATCAACGGTGAGTCCGGCACCGGCAAAGAGCTGGTCGCCCAGGCCCTGCATCGCCATAGCCCCCGTGCGCGCAATCCTTTCATTGCGCTGAACATGGCGGCGATACCCAAAGATCTGATGGAGTCGGAGCTGTTCGGACACGAGAAGGGTGCTTTCACCGGGGCTGCCAGTCAGCGCCGCGGCCGCTTCGAGCAGGCCGATGGTGGCACCCTGTTTCTTGATGAGATCGGTGACATGCCGGCGGAAACCCAGACCCGCCTGCTGCGGGTACTGGCCGATGGCGAGTTCTACCGGGTTGGCGGTCACACCCCGATCAAGGTCGATGTGCGCATCATTGCCGCCACCCATCAGAATCTGGAAGGTCTGGTTCAGTCCGGCAAGTTCCGTGAAGATTTGTTCCATCGCCTGAATGTCATTCGCATTCATATTCCCAAGCTGGCGGAGCGCCGCGAGGACATCCCCGCCCTGGCTCAGCACTTTTTGACCAAGGCCGCACTGGAACTCAGCGTCGAACCCAAAGTACTCAAACCGCAGACCCAGGACTACATGCGCAGCCTGGCGTGGCCAGGCAATGTGCGGCAACTGGAAAATACCTGCCGCTGGATCACCGTCATGGCCTCCAGTCGCGAAGTTCTGGTCGACGACCTGCCGCCGGAACTGCTCAACCAGCACCAGGAAAGTGCACCCGATGGGCATTGGGAGCACAGTTTGCGCACGTGGGCGGACCAGGAGCTGGCTCGCGGAACCACTGACCTGCTGGATATTGCCGTGCCTGCCTTCGAGCGCATCATGATTGAAACTGCCCTCAAGCATACCGCTGGCAGACGCCGGGATGCCGCGCAGTTACTGGGCTGGGGGCGAAACACCCTGACCCGGAAAATCAAAGAGCTGGGCATGAATATGGACGGCAACGATGATGATGACACGGAATAA
- the trmL gene encoding tRNA (uridine(34)/cytosine(34)/5-carboxymethylaminomethyluridine(34)-2'-O)-methyltransferase TrmL, translating into MFHITLLEPEIPPNTGNIIRLCANTGCQLHLIEPLGFVLDDKRLRRAGLDYHEFADLQVHADWASCLASVQPQRVFALSTKGTRNFADVSFQPGDMFLFGPESRGLPATLRESLPAEQVLRIPMRTDSRSLNLSNSAAILVYEAWRQQGFAGAS; encoded by the coding sequence ATGTTCCATATCACTCTGCTTGAACCCGAAATCCCGCCAAATACCGGCAACATCATTCGCCTGTGCGCCAATACCGGTTGCCAACTGCACCTGATCGAACCTCTGGGGTTTGTGCTGGATGACAAACGCCTGCGTCGCGCCGGGCTGGATTACCATGAGTTTGCCGACTTGCAGGTGCATGCCGACTGGGCCAGTTGCCTCGCCAGTGTTCAACCGCAGCGAGTGTTTGCCCTGAGCACCAAAGGCACGCGCAACTTTGCCGACGTCAGCTTTCAACCAGGGGATATGTTTCTGTTTGGGCCCGAGAGTCGCGGCTTGCCGGCAACACTGCGCGAAAGCCTACCCGCCGAGCAGGTACTGCGTATTCCCATGCGCACGGATAGCCGCAGCCTGAACCTGTCCAACAGTGCAGCGATTCTGGTCTATGAAGCTTGGCGCCAACAGGGGTTTGCCGGTGCAAGCTGA
- a CDS encoding NADPH:quinone oxidoreductase family protein: MKAVLCKAYGPASSLVLEETTDPVAKPNEVVLDIHAAGVNFPDTLIIEGKYQVKPPFPFSPGGEAAGVVSSVGEKVKHLKPGDRVMGLTGFGSFAEKIAVDAMRVLPMPDDMEFVTASGFSMTYGTSMHALKQRANLQPGETLLVLGASGGVGLAAVEIGKAMGARVIAAASSDEKLQVAKDAGADELVNYADGELKEKVKALTNGKGADVIYDPVGGDLFDQSLRCINWNGRLLVVGFASGRIPEMPANLPLLKGAAVVGVFWGSFAAREPQNNLDNFKQLFAWFSEGKLKPLVSKTYNLDEYEDALAMLTSRKAVGKVVIKTR, from the coding sequence ATGAAAGCCGTCTTGTGCAAAGCCTACGGTCCGGCCAGCAGTCTGGTGCTGGAAGAGACAACCGATCCGGTTGCCAAACCCAATGAAGTTGTTCTCGACATCCACGCTGCCGGGGTCAACTTTCCCGATACGCTGATCATTGAAGGCAAGTATCAGGTCAAGCCGCCTTTTCCGTTCTCGCCAGGTGGTGAAGCAGCCGGTGTTGTCTCGAGCGTAGGCGAAAAGGTCAAACACCTCAAGCCGGGCGATCGCGTCATGGGTCTGACCGGTTTTGGCAGCTTTGCCGAAAAAATCGCGGTTGACGCCATGCGGGTACTGCCGATGCCTGACGATATGGAGTTTGTCACTGCCTCGGGTTTCAGTATGACCTATGGTACCTCCATGCATGCACTGAAGCAGCGTGCCAATCTGCAGCCGGGTGAAACCCTGTTGGTGCTGGGCGCTTCCGGTGGTGTGGGCCTGGCTGCGGTAGAAATCGGCAAGGCCATGGGTGCACGGGTGATTGCCGCTGCCTCCAGCGACGAAAAGCTGCAAGTGGCCAAAGATGCCGGTGCGGATGAATTGGTCAATTACGCCGATGGCGAGCTGAAAGAGAAGGTCAAGGCGCTGACCAACGGCAAGGGTGCGGATGTCATCTATGATCCGGTCGGTGGTGACCTGTTCGATCAGTCACTGCGCTGCATCAACTGGAACGGCCGTTTGCTGGTCGTCGGCTTTGCCAGCGGCCGGATTCCGGAAATGCCGGCCAACCTGCCCCTGCTCAAGGGTGCTGCCGTGGTTGGGGTGTTCTGGGGGTCATTTGCTGCCCGCGAGCCGCAAAACAACCTGGACAACTTCAAGCAGCTGTTCGCCTGGTTCAGCGAAGGCAAGCTCAAGCCGCTGGTATCCAAGACCTATAACCTGGACGAGTACGAAGACGCCCTGGCCATGCTGACCTCACGCAAGGCGGTCGGCAAGGTGGTGATCAAGACGCGTTGA
- a CDS encoding flagellar basal body-associated FliL family protein, with translation MRTRFLTSALLLLAGLQVTATLQAAEYVELTPSFVGTIGSGPRIQYLRADVALRATDADAVSRIEHHDPLIRNALVSLFARQTAEDLTSMQGKEDLRNEALARVQAVLEEEEGQPLVSDLLFTNLLTQ, from the coding sequence ATGCGCACACGATTTCTGACTTCAGCCCTGCTACTGCTCGCCGGGCTGCAAGTAACTGCCACCCTTCAGGCAGCCGAGTATGTCGAACTGACGCCCTCTTTTGTTGGCACCATAGGCTCTGGGCCGCGCATTCAGTATTTGCGTGCCGATGTGGCGCTGCGCGCGACCGATGCCGACGCCGTCAGCCGCATTGAGCATCATGACCCTCTGATCCGCAACGCCCTGGTCAGCCTGTTTGCTCGCCAGACTGCCGAAGACCTGACCAGCATGCAAGGCAAGGAAGACTTGCGTAATGAAGCACTCGCCAGGGTTCAGGCGGTGCTTGAGGAAGAGGAAGGCCAACCATTGGTCAGCGACCTGCTGTTTACCAACCTGTTGACCCAGTAA
- the gshA gene encoding glutamate--cysteine ligase: protein MSPTLKRHLDVLQHPQWADSLRDCRHGIEKESLRISADGRLAMTAHPPGLGSALTHPQITTDYSEALVELITPVCRAVPDLLRQLDDIHRYTYSQIGDEWLWTESMPCRLPATDNDIPIAWYGSSNVGTLKHVYRRGLAIRYGKAMQCIAGIHYNFSLSPAVWQLLQQTAGDQSSAQDWQSASYFGMIRNFRRYSWLLMYLFGASPALCSTFLQGRQHNLQLMGEKTLYLPWATSLRMSDLGYNNNAQAGLNICYNSLDNYIESMIRATSLPFARYAELGTHDANGEWQQLNTNLLQIENEFYSPIRPKRVTLSGEKPVHALAARGVEYIEVRCMDIDPFEPLGISLETARFLDVFLLYCALEESPPLEQAECLEVVENFSLAVRRGREPGLQLHQRGVARTLTTWGQQLVTAMAPCAALLDQVHGGNDYSASLSAQTAKLVDPELTPSARVLAGIKAHGDSFFRFALAQSAAHQAHFSARPLPAEQQAAMQAEARESLVEQQAIEAADDVDFDSFVAAYMAQDPRH from the coding sequence TTGTCACCGACTTTGAAGCGTCATCTGGACGTACTGCAACACCCTCAGTGGGCCGACAGTCTGCGTGACTGCCGCCACGGTATCGAGAAGGAAAGTCTGCGCATCAGCGCGGATGGCCGACTGGCCATGACGGCACACCCTCCGGGCCTGGGCTCAGCCCTGACGCATCCGCAGATAACCACGGATTATTCAGAAGCCCTGGTGGAGTTGATTACGCCGGTATGCCGCGCGGTACCCGATTTGCTGCGCCAGCTGGATGATATTCACCGTTACACCTATAGCCAGATCGGCGACGAATGGCTATGGACCGAGAGCATGCCCTGCCGTTTGCCGGCCACTGATAACGACATTCCGATCGCCTGGTATGGCAGTTCGAATGTGGGCACGCTGAAGCACGTCTACCGGCGTGGCCTGGCGATACGCTACGGGAAAGCGATGCAGTGCATTGCCGGCATCCACTACAACTTCTCCCTGTCGCCTGCCGTGTGGCAGCTGTTGCAGCAAACGGCGGGAGATCAGAGTTCAGCCCAGGATTGGCAGTCAGCCAGCTATTTCGGCATGATCCGCAACTTTCGACGTTATTCCTGGTTGCTGATGTATCTGTTTGGTGCCTCACCGGCATTGTGCAGCACCTTCCTGCAAGGACGTCAGCACAATTTGCAGCTGATGGGTGAAAAGACGCTTTATCTGCCCTGGGCCACCAGCTTGCGCATGAGCGACCTGGGGTACAACAACAACGCGCAGGCTGGCCTGAATATCTGCTACAACAGCCTCGACAATTACATTGAAAGCATGATCAGAGCCACCAGCCTGCCTTTTGCGCGCTACGCCGAGCTGGGCACCCATGACGCCAATGGCGAGTGGCAGCAACTGAATACCAACCTGCTCCAGATCGAAAACGAATTCTACAGCCCGATCCGCCCCAAGCGGGTCACCCTGAGTGGTGAAAAGCCCGTGCATGCACTGGCTGCGCGCGGCGTCGAGTATATCGAAGTGCGCTGCATGGACATCGATCCCTTCGAACCACTGGGGATCAGCCTGGAAACCGCCCGCTTCCTGGATGTGTTCCTGCTGTATTGCGCGCTGGAAGAAAGCCCGCCGCTGGAGCAGGCCGAATGCCTTGAAGTGGTGGAGAACTTTTCGCTTGCCGTGCGTCGCGGGCGTGAGCCGGGGTTGCAGTTGCACCAGCGCGGCGTCGCGCGGACGCTGACGACCTGGGGACAGCAATTGGTCACTGCCATGGCGCCTTGTGCGGCCCTGCTGGATCAGGTGCATGGTGGCAACGACTACAGCGCCAGTCTGAGTGCCCAGACGGCCAAGCTGGTCGACCCGGAACTGACCCCCTCGGCCAGGGTCCTGGCCGGAATCAAAGCACATGGTGACAGTTTCTTCCGCTTTGCCCTGGCACAGTCGGCAGCGCATCAGGCACATTTTTCCGCACGCCCCTTGCCGGCTGAGCAACAGGCGGCCATGCAGGCTGAAGCACGGGAATCACTGGTGGAGCAACAGGCGATCGAGGCCGCGGATGACGTAGACTTTGACAGCTTCGTCGCTGCTTATATGGCCCAGGACCCGCGACACTGA
- a CDS encoding PaaI family thioesterase: MVDHPYLKNFADQRMSDFTRLVGLEFRHISRGECFLHLDIVAHHFNSTGRVHGGVVFTLLDSAMGAAAFSVLEPHEVTATVECKINYTRAVTGGALEGRGKVVHAGTRTVVVDGEVWQDDALVAKALGTFARI; the protein is encoded by the coding sequence ATGGTCGATCACCCTTATCTGAAGAATTTTGCTGACCAGCGCATGAGCGATTTCACCCGCCTGGTCGGGCTGGAATTTCGCCACATCAGCCGCGGAGAATGCTTTCTGCACCTGGATATCGTAGCGCATCATTTCAACTCCACAGGGCGTGTGCATGGCGGCGTGGTATTCACTCTGCTGGACTCGGCCATGGGCGCTGCTGCATTCAGCGTGCTGGAACCGCATGAGGTGACCGCGACTGTCGAGTGCAAAATAAACTACACTCGAGCGGTGACCGGTGGTGCGCTGGAAGGCCGGGGTAAAGTCGTGCACGCCGGTACCCGCACCGTGGTGGTAGATGGTGAGGTGTGGCAGGACGATGCCCTGGTGGCCAAGGCCCTGGGCACTTTCGCGCGAATCTGA